TCATGCACTAGCTCCTCCACTTGAAAAAGTGAGAAATTCGATATTTTAATACATATATCATCGTTTAATGTTTGCATACAACAtcgaataattaatttaattgcagTTATAACGATTCAACGGCTTTTGGAGAATTCGCAATGGGGAAAAAAATTCATTCACCCCTAGAATTTGTGGTGTTGTGTCGTCGTGCTCGTAGGTTCATTGACGATGTATTGATATGCCACATTCAAGAATTCGCATTCTGAATCGTCTTATATATGTAATGTGCTAAtctcctaaactatgtaatgaatattttgtttctgaaagtatggGATAATTGGATTATGTGGATATCCCTAAAAAACGATTGTTGTAATCGGTTTATGTGAGCATTGACAAAAATCGATTATGGGTTTTCTTCGCCGATGGAAAAAACTCTTACCAAGAATCGATCTATTGTTGCACTAACATAAATCGATTATGAGTCTATTTAGAAAACATTTTTTCTAAAGTTTTGATCATGGATTAATGGTAGTTGATTTCAGGATTAATTTGAATAAACATCATTTAATTATCCAAATTAACACTACATAATCAGGGATAATTTTGCCATTAAATAAGATAGTTGGACAAAATTatccattttacttcaaaatatttttttgtgtgTTATAGTCGTAGGCCTCGAATAATTGCCTAGGGCCCAAACTAAGCGGGTTTTGAAAAGCCAAATAGTCATCGCCCAACGTGTATACAGGGGCGGAGGCAGCCCTATGCAAGGGGTTGCAATTGCACCCCCttaattttcaaaatctctgcAAGATGCGTTCTTTTCAATCCCAAAAGGGAAAAAAAGTCATGTTTGCACCCCCTAAAAGTCCAGATCAAAAgcaactttttttttgaaaaggaaggatatattaaTGAAAAAGAGATAATTACAAGCTACGTACATGGCGCAAAGCACCAGAGGAACCAAaagaaaaatcacaaaaaaagaaaattacataAGCATTATATCCTCCCAATGATTCAGAAGTTGGTTAACTGAAATATTCTTGGAAATATCCGTAGAAGCACTCCAAATCGAGATATCCATTATAACAGCGCACTCCAATTCATACTTGGATTTTGACCTTCCCCCATGTATTCTCCTATTATGTTCATTCCAAAGCTCCCAGCAGATTGCAAATGGCGTTAAGTGCCAAACTAGTTTAATCCTAACTGAGCAATTCCAAATTTTCCAGCTCTGCATTAGCTCCTGAAAGTCCCTCGGTATTACCCATCCCACCCTTACTGCATTTACAAAGAAGTTCCACAGTGAAGCAACCCAACTACAAAACATGAATAAGTGCTCCAATGTTTCCATTTCCTCGTTACACAATGGACACAGGTTCGACTGAATCACCACACGTCTATGTTGCAGCATACTCCGTGTTGGAATAGACTTACGCAGAGAAGCCCAAAATAAAAATATGACTTTACGAGGAGCGTACTTACTGAAAGCAATATTATAGCCAAACCAATCTGGTTCCTCATCAGTTAGCTTGCTGTAGAAGTATTTAACTGTGCAGTCACCTTCCAAAAAATCGTTCTCTCCTTGAATCAGATTAACGTCCCTTATATCAAATTTCAGTTCCAACAGATCAATCCTTTCTGCAGGATTAAGCTCACGAGTAAAAAGAAAATTCCAAGATCCATCATAAACCCTAGCCACCGTATCCATTTTCTGTTTGCTAAGCATGTAGAGACGTGgatatttttctttaaaagttTTATTACCCAGCCACATATCCTGCCAGAAATGAATAGCGGTTCCACTCTTCATCTTAACAACTACAGCGTCGTAGAAATCATCTTTCTGCTTTAAGGTGTCAAACCACAAGCTCTTACCGATGGATTCATTAACTTGTGCAGGCAATAAACACTCTTCTTCAGCCTTAGTTTTCTCACAGACAATACGCCTCCACAATGTTGTTTTCTCTTTATAGTTTCTCGCATGCCATCTTGCTAGCAAAGATTTGTTAACAAGTCTTAATCTTCTAACTCCCAAACCCCCTTTCTTATTATGTTTCGACACTCCTTCCCACGACACCCAGCTCATCTTCCTCCTGCCATCATCTTCTCCCCATAAAAACTTCCTCATAATAGTGTTTAACCTTTTCTCGATCGAAGCTGGCATAACATGAAGAGACATAAAGTACACTGCTAGACTTTCAAGAGAGCTTTTTGTTAAAACGATCCTGCCAGCTTTATTCAAGAACTTTCATTCCACGGATCTAACTTCTTTTGCATAGATTGAAATAATAACCTCTCAGATAAGAGTGTTTCTTCTGCCAACTCCAATAGGCATTCCCAAATAAGTCACCGGAAGAAACTCCACCTTGCAGCCCAACTCTTGCGCCAAATCTTCCACCAAATCGTCTTCCCCAATACTGATCATAGAGATTTTCTCTAGGTTTAACTTTAAACCCGTTAGCACTTCAAACAAAATAAGAACAATGAGCAGTCTTTTACCTCAATTTCTGAAGCATCCAAAAATATAACATTGTCATCAGTGAACTGCAAGTGGGAAACTTTTGTTCTCTCCATCCACCACTTGAAAACCACTAATCCTACTGTTTGAAACAACATCATTTAACAAAAGAGAAAGCACTTCAAccacaagaataaagagaaaggGTGACAATGGGTCACCCTGCCGAATGCCTTTTGTAGGTTTTATCAGATTATTCGCTTCTCCGTTCACCAAAATCGAAAACTGGAATGTAGTCACACACCACCTTTTCCACTCAATCCATTTATCTCCAAAACCGTTTTTTCTTAAAATAGCAAATAGTGCAGGTCAACTTACGTTGTCAAACGCCTTCTGCATGTCTATTTTGCACATAATACCCGGTTTTTTCTGACGTAATCTGCTGTCAATGCACTCATTAGCAATCAAAATGCCATCAAGGATCTGTTTATCCTTAACAAGAGCCCTTTGAGCGTTAGAAATTAAACCCGAAATTACCACCTTCAATCTTTCAGTCAACAGCTTCGCTATAATCTTGTAAAAACTGCTAATTAGGCTTAGAGGTCGAAAGTCTTTGATACACGTATTCACACGAGAACCATTTATATTTCTGCTTCTAAAGACCAAACATAAGTGTCGCTGATGATGTGATTCCGTTCTTCTTTCAATTATATCACCAGAATTGGAGCTTGGGTTGTGTGTTGCTAGTGCTTCTGATCGTTATAGTTTAGTAAATTAGGTCATCGGGCCATGTATTTATGTGCTCAATTTAATTTTAGAGTTTGATCTAAACTTTGCTATTCATTTTATGCTGCCcgcaaaaaaattttttttgcaCCCCCTCTCTCAATTTCCTGGCTCCGTCACTGCGTGTATATCACCTGCACACAGTCGTATGTAAATCAAACCCACTCCCAACTTACAATTCAGTACGCCATGTTTTTCGCTGTTCACATACCTTTATTTCCACCACTTTCTTCTGAAAATACAATTTTTCATTTCAGTATTTCACTCAATTTAGCTTCTTCTGCTGCTAAATGGGTCACagttcggattcagatgatgaagcGTCGATTTATGCAACATTAATAAATGATACTCCAGAGACTGCAAGAATTGGATGATGAGTCAGACAAAGAGAGAGATGTATTTAATAAGTTGCTACTCAtgggcctagttagcaattcggggtacggAGGGAAGTTCGGGACGGCATACGTTCGGGAATTAGACGGATTCGGGCAGATCGAATTCGGTCAAAAATCCAGTCAACGGTACATTATTTGGCAgtagttcggaacggcatacgtacgtgtataattcgtttttaaGATATGAAGTCGGCTTAAGAAATTCAGcatgtataaaaaaaatgaaaatatagaATTTACAGGTGGGGTGTATTGATTTGCAGTTTAAATGCTTATATATAAAATACCTTCTGACGATAACACCAACATGTGGTTGGTCTGGTGGTTCAGGCGCTAGTGGGGGACCTTAAGGTGCTGTGTTCGAATCTCTCCAGTTGCATTTTTGGAAAAATGTTACAAACTGGCCGAGTGAAACCACCTAGTCTGTCTAACGAGTTGGACCGAGCTCACCTAACCAGGTGAACGAACTAGCTAGCCGAATAATTCGGGAACGCCAATAATTCGTGATATATTCGTAAACCCCATATTATACGCGTAGTGTATTCGGGGTTTAAGTAATTCGGCCGACTGGTTTGGATACGGTCAGTTCGTTCGGATTCGCGAAAAATTctccgaattactaactaggctcaCGGGTCAAATAATAACACTACCTACTACTAGAGCTAGAGGAGAGCAGctgggagaaaaagaagaagaagaagaagaagaaaagactgAGAGAAAAATGGCGACTGAGAAAATGGGGATCAAGATCGAAAGCAACCCTGATGAATCCAAACTCACTAGCCTCGGCGTAAGATCTTGGCCCAAGTAAGCTCTCTCTTCCCCTCTCTCTGTATCTCTTTATAATcgcttttttcttcattttttactgttttttttttctagggtACAAGTAGAATCTGCTGCTGCAACTAAAATTAGTTATTGAATCATTCAGTTATGCGAAAAATTTCACTTTTTTACGGGTTAATGCTAGATTAATATGGTAGTAGCTTGTGATAAAAGGGTATGAATCAGTCGCTGCTATTTGGAACAACTCAAGGCGCCAAAAGGGGTGATTGAGGTGCCTAGGCGCCTCACCCAACCAAGGCGAGGCCTTTATCTAGGATTTTTTTTGTCAAACCTGATTAAGCAACCTAAACCTTACATATAGCACTGAGGTCTTTatttgtactccctccgtttctggaaaagtgatactttcacttttcaatttggcctatttttaggctaaaatgagaaagtgaaagtatcacttttccagaaacggaggtagtattttGGAATCACTAGTTACACTGAGattaaccccccccccccccctcattTGTCTTTTGAGTAATATATCACCTAATGCCTGATGGTTTAGTAGCGTAGTTGAAAAATGATGTATGACTAATGCTGCAGCTTCGTATTGTATGTACCCCAACACCTCGCCCGAAACAACGTACGCTAAAATGCTTGAGCAAAATTGAACCCAAATATTATCTTCTGAAATTTTGTTGCATTGGTCATGTGAGTAATGAGTATCCACTAGATTGGAAATATTGCTGAACCCATGGACTACTTCCTTAGACTTTTAGCACCAATATGAACGTCTGTTAGACAATTGTCAGATTAATCGCCTTTTTCTTCAGTTTTTCTGAGTTATTTTCTAggatagtagtagtagtagtatctGATGTGACTAAAACTAGTTATTTGATTCATTCAGTCAAACGATGtgcagaaattttcagttttttATGGTTTAATGCTAGATTTCCATGGTTGTAGCTTGTGATAAAAGAGTATGAGTCGCTGCAATTAGGAAAACTCTTCAGAGTATGTTACTCTAGGCGCCGAAGTGGTAGTTGAGATGCCTGGGCGCCTCGCCCAACCAAGATGAGGCCTTTATTTAGGGAATTTTTCTTATAACCTGATTAAGCAACCCAAACCCAATAATACAGAATTGAGGTCTTTGTTTATTACTTTGAATTCAGTAGTTTCGCTGAGGTTAAAGCCTTGCTCATTTGTCTTTTGAGTAATATATTACATAAATGGTCTTATAGTTGAAAAATAATGTATGACTAGTGGTGCGGCTTCATATTTATACCCCTATGCAGTGCCGCTACCTTGTCCCAATCAACATAGGCTGAGATGCTTGAGCAAACTTCAACCATAATCTAACATTGATCTTCCGAAATTTGACTCATTCATGTAAAGTATGTCATATGGATATCCACTAGATGCTCTTCCTTAGATCTGTAATACCAACAATCATCATGTATGAACAGTACATTGTTAGATATATATATGCATCATTTTTTAAAAACTCTGTTTGTATAACTGGATTAACCTGAAGGATTTTGCTAACTGTGGTAATTTGATTGATAAATTAGATGGGAAGGACCCCCAAGCACATTTCCATGGACGTTTACTTCAAATGAAACGTGTTACCTGTTGAAAGGGAAAGTGAAAGTTACTCCTGATGGTTACAAtgactttgttgagattggtgCTGGGGATTTAGTAGTCTTCCCCAAAGGAATGAAGTGCACTTGGGAAATTTCAGAAGCTGTTGACAAGCACTACAACTGCGAATAGTTCAGATAATTTGTATCAGGAATGACCACATACGATGTGTCTGGTTTTCTGAATGTGCATGAATAGGTTCTGTAATGCTTATTGGGTAATTGACTAATTGTATTAGACGGAGATGTGATAATCTAGACTTGTTGCATTCATTTTCAAGTAATAGAATCCGACTCTAAATATTGTCCTCGGGTCTCGTACTTCGCTATCCAGACTTGACTATTGTATAGAGGTAAGTCTAGCAAATGTACAAAGAGAGAAGAGAAACGTCTCAACCTTTTCCTGTCCAGGTTCGATTTCTATACATTTTCCTGCACAGCTTAGGATTTTAAGATAGAAAACTAGATATCAGGGTTCATACCATTATAGTGGCACCAAAATAGATATCCAAGCTTCTCACATTTTTTTCACAAAGAGAGAAGGAAATCTCTGACTATTATTAAGATTTTTCGGTTTAAGTTCTTCTGCATCTACAGAGATGATAgactattattattaaaaaaaaatgaaaaatgaactgTGCCAACCCGACATGGCTCACTTACATTGAGCAGGGATGGGAAAATCCTGACAGTTAAATCTGAGTTTAGGTTGACGAGCCTTCAGTTGGACTTGGTTGAGGTTAATGAACCTCCGGTTGGCCTTATAAGAGCATCAACACTCAACTTGCTCAGCTTTCTATTCCACAAAGAGAATGAATATCAGGGAGAAATGAAAAGGGTTGGTGTTTCATTCCCTCCTCAACGGACTGATGCCAATTTAGACTGCTGCGCGTACAACCCATTCACCGCACTGGGAAATTGTTgtgctttccttcttctttttgttacCACCGTGTACCCTGCTCCATCTCCATTGTTATTCTTCCCCACATCCGAGACATTAGCCTGGCCATGTTCAGAGCAGTGAGCTTCAGAGTCTCTTTTATTTTCATTCCCGTATACAACTTTGATGATTGCGCTGTCCCTTTCAATTGGATCTGAAGAATGTCCTAAAACTTCCTTGTTCCCGTCTCCAACTGAACTTTTATCTGAAATATCTAAGTTACTATGAACAGACTTCACAATGAAGCTAAGCAGTATCTGCCTTGCAAGCTCTGATTTTTCTGTCTTGTTGCCGCTGCTTCCCATCTTCTCTCTAGTACCTGTAAGGACACTGCCTCCACCATCATGATTATTTCCAGCAGAACCAGAAAGCGCGGTCTGAGATTCTATGATTCCGGTTGTCGAAGTGGGTTGCCAAGCTTTTCCAGGAACAAATTCAGGTGCATGCGGGTTCATAATTTTTGATGCAGTCCCTGCAATATGGTTTTGGGAACCATGTTTCATATGAAAGGTATTGCCAGCTCTGTAGTATAATGGTGATCTAGGGCCGAAAGGTACCCTTGAGGCAATTGATGGATGAGGAATTCCCATAGGAGGCAACGAAACCGCACTTTGGTTGGCCCTTACATCATAAACATCTGTTGTAGCAACTGAACTGAAAGGGAGAGGCCCAGGATTGAATGGTTGAGCTGCAGCCGAAAGCTTACTTCCATTACTTTCACTGGACTTCTCAAGGCTTTCCTTCTGTTCAAGGGACTCCTCAATTTCAGTTTCACTTTGAATGGTTGTGGACGgtgtttcctcttctttttcaaCTTCCATGACACTCTTTTCTGATTTTTCTTCCTTTAATATCTTTGGTTGAACATCATGAACGATTTGAGTGGTAGCTGATGGTTCGTTTTTCAACTCTCCTTGTTTCTCCAACACCACTGGCTTTAAGATTGTCCCCGGAGGTGCCACAGCCACTTCTTTATAAGAGAGAGTCTTGGAAGCCATTGATGTGAGAGTTGCCGGTGGTATGGGATTTATTGCCTGCAATTTAGTTTGATTTTCTGAAACATTTGGGATCACAGCCTTGGGTAGTTTGGGAGCAACTGA
This genomic stretch from Papaver somniferum cultivar HN1 chromosome 5, ASM357369v1, whole genome shotgun sequence harbors:
- the LOC113278476 gene encoding uncharacterized protein LOC113278476, which encodes MATEKMGIKIESNPDESKLTSLGVRSWPKWEGPPSTFPWTFTSNETCYLLKGKVKVTPDGYNDFVEIGAGDLVVFPKGMKCTWEISEAVDKHYNCE